A portion of the Edaphobacter lichenicola genome contains these proteins:
- a CDS encoding fused MFS/spermidine synthase, protein MPAPRLFYGFTVFLGAFLLFLVEPMAAKQLLPALGGSSAVWLTALVFFQTTLLLGYLYAHWLTRTPAQSWRNHLYLASLAIAIVLVATQRLLPAKLSYSSDHPVTTIFVALTLTIGLPFLLLSSTSPLLQIWFLRANGGGTIPYRLFALSNAGSLLALIAYPFIVEPNLTLKLQRTLWSFGFVLYAGFCVVLARQARTTQQPDVSGIEPATPPTAALTKWLWFLLPMAAAMQLSAVTQHLTVNIAAIPLLWMLPLAAYLLTFILAFEFPSLYRRGIVVRLLVVMLAALGYAISKTDVSLPIGIAIIFFLAEAFLACLFCHAEACALRPQRSAETTLFYLLIAAGGAAGTFFIGILSPLIFSANYDLAISFFVTAALAVAVTWNDGWPQRLLWSTASALLLFFATMLHTAYGHDAILEVRNFYGTLRVKQLPTNHGDIERMLLNGTIQHGTQLFAPGLTRTPTTYYADDSGIGLALRNCCDDRPRNIGVIGLGTGTLATYGTARDHIRFYEINPLVRPIAQNLFTYLRDSPAQITFADGDARTSLTRESPQNFDVLAVDAFSGDAIPLHLLTTEAITLYKKHLAPNGILAFHVSNQYLNLPPEIAQLANAANMQSKLIESQPDESLGAFRSTWVLLTTNQTFFSRPEIANAATATPTDARLRPWTDDYSTILPILQLAHH, encoded by the coding sequence ATGCCCGCACCACGCCTGTTCTACGGCTTTACCGTCTTCCTCGGCGCATTTCTACTCTTCTTGGTGGAGCCGATGGCCGCCAAACAGCTTCTTCCCGCCCTGGGCGGCTCTTCAGCCGTGTGGCTCACCGCACTGGTCTTCTTCCAGACTACGCTCCTACTCGGTTATCTCTACGCCCACTGGCTCACGCGCACACCCGCACAAAGCTGGCGAAACCACCTGTACCTCGCGTCCCTGGCCATAGCCATCGTTCTCGTCGCCACCCAAAGACTTCTCCCTGCCAAGCTCAGCTATAGCTCGGACCATCCTGTCACCACCATCTTTGTCGCTCTCACCCTCACCATTGGCCTGCCTTTTCTGCTCCTCAGCTCAACCAGCCCCCTGCTGCAGATCTGGTTTCTTCGTGCCAATGGCGGCGGCACAATTCCTTACCGCCTCTTCGCCCTGTCAAATGCCGGCTCGCTCCTGGCCTTGATTGCCTACCCCTTCATCGTCGAACCCAACCTAACACTCAAACTTCAGCGAACCCTCTGGTCATTTGGCTTCGTTCTATACGCCGGCTTCTGCGTCGTGCTGGCCCGTCAAGCCCGCACCACCCAACAACCGGACGTATCGGGTATAGAACCGGCAACGCCACCAACAGCAGCTCTCACAAAATGGCTTTGGTTTCTCCTCCCCATGGCTGCTGCGATGCAGTTAAGCGCCGTCACCCAGCATCTCACCGTCAACATCGCCGCCATTCCCTTGCTGTGGATGCTCCCTCTGGCTGCATACCTTCTTACCTTTATCCTGGCCTTCGAGTTCCCTTCTCTGTACCGTCGTGGAATCGTCGTCCGCCTCCTCGTCGTCATGCTGGCCGCATTAGGCTATGCAATCTCAAAGACCGACGTCAGCCTTCCCATCGGCATCGCCATCATCTTCTTCCTTGCGGAAGCATTCCTCGCTTGCCTCTTCTGCCACGCCGAGGCCTGCGCTCTGCGGCCCCAGCGCTCCGCTGAAACAACTCTCTTCTACCTTCTGATCGCCGCAGGAGGAGCAGCCGGAACCTTCTTCATCGGCATCCTGAGCCCGCTCATCTTCTCCGCCAACTACGACCTAGCCATCTCTTTCTTCGTCACCGCAGCCCTAGCCGTCGCCGTCACCTGGAACGATGGCTGGCCGCAGCGTCTTCTCTGGTCCACCGCCAGCGCCCTGCTGCTCTTCTTCGCCACCATGCTCCACACCGCCTACGGTCACGACGCGATCCTCGAGGTCCGCAACTTCTACGGCACCCTGCGCGTGAAGCAACTTCCCACCAATCACGGCGATATCGAGCGCATGCTCCTCAATGGAACCATCCAGCACGGCACCCAGCTCTTTGCCCCTGGTCTCACTCGCACGCCCACCACCTACTACGCGGACGACTCTGGTATCGGCCTCGCTCTGCGCAACTGCTGCGACGACCGTCCGCGAAACATCGGCGTGATCGGGCTCGGCACCGGAACCCTTGCCACCTACGGCACCGCCCGGGATCACATCCGCTTCTATGAGATCAACCCACTCGTCCGCCCCATCGCACAAAACCTCTTCACCTACCTCCGCGACTCCCCTGCGCAGATCACATTCGCAGACGGCGACGCCCGCACCTCGCTGACCCGCGAATCCCCGCAAAACTTCGACGTCCTCGCCGTCGACGCATTTTCGGGCGACGCCATCCCGCTGCATCTACTCACCACTGAGGCCATCACCCTCTACAAAAAGCACCTCGCGCCAAACGGCATTCTCGCCTTCCACGTCTCAAACCAATATCTGAATCTGCCTCCCGAGATCGCCCAGCTCGCCAACGCCGCCAATATGCAATCAAAGCTGATCGAAAGCCAACCGGACGAATCCCTCGGAGCATTTCGCTCCACCTGGGTGCTGCTGACAACCAACCAGACCTTCTTCAGCCGTCCTGAGATCGCCAATGCCGCCACCGCAACACCCACGGACGCACGCCTGCGCCCCTGGACCGATGACTACTCCACCATCCTGCCCATCCTGCAGCTAGCCCACCACTAA
- a CDS encoding YidB family protein: MGIMDMIQSLAGQTGAAAGTDQAKVAGGFIEALTQHPEGIQGVLDAFKNNGMAEHVGAWGAGQAATATPEQVQQGLGGTGLIEKTAEKAGVSPQVVQVALATVLPMVIQHFAPNGQAAPTSSMGSMAQSLLSKFV; the protein is encoded by the coding sequence ATGGGAATAATGGACATGATTCAATCGCTCGCCGGACAGACCGGGGCTGCGGCCGGGACCGATCAAGCCAAGGTAGCTGGAGGATTCATCGAAGCTCTCACCCAGCACCCTGAAGGAATTCAAGGCGTTCTGGACGCTTTCAAGAACAACGGCATGGCAGAGCACGTCGGCGCCTGGGGCGCAGGGCAGGCTGCCACAGCAACGCCCGAGCAGGTTCAGCAGGGCCTGGGCGGTACGGGACTTATAGAAAAGACCGCAGAGAAGGCAGGCGTATCGCCACAAGTCGTCCAAGTTGCGCTTGCGACTGTTCTACCTATGGTCATCCAGCACTTCGCGCCTAACGGACAGGCAGCGCCAACGAGTTCCATGGGCAGCATGGCGCAGTCGCTTCTCAGCAAGTTCGTCTAA
- a CDS encoding LysM peptidoglycan-binding domain-containing protein, with protein sequence MADLEALKQKYAGVIGSLQKFAPYGATIDAVDLDGEQLHIKGTVPSKVVLERVWDNIKKADPTYSDLHHEIANTGGDTQPYTIKSGDTLSAISLLFYGNANKYPQIAKANNLADPNSVPIGTTLQLPVITA encoded by the coding sequence ATGGCAGATCTTGAAGCTCTGAAACAGAAGTACGCTGGTGTCATTGGGTCCCTGCAAAAGTTTGCTCCATACGGAGCCACCATCGATGCAGTTGATCTTGACGGAGAACAGCTTCACATCAAAGGTACCGTTCCTTCGAAGGTTGTCCTCGAGCGTGTGTGGGACAACATCAAAAAGGCAGACCCCACTTACTCTGACCTTCATCACGAGATCGCAAACACCGGCGGCGATACTCAGCCGTACACCATCAAATCGGGCGACACCCTCTCGGCCATCAGCCTGTTGTTTTACGGCAACGCCAACAAGTATCCTCAGATCGCGAAGGCCAATAATTTAGCTGATCCCAATAGTGTTCCGATCGGCACAACCCTTCAGCTGCCGGTCATCACTGCCTAG
- the mutM gene encoding bifunctional DNA-formamidopyrimidine glycosylase/DNA-(apurinic or apyrimidinic site) lyase has protein sequence MPELPEVETVANGVHARIHGQTIRSVWTSNKPQTFKSSPDEIIEVLTNSRIDRVHRVGKTIVVDLTRSKDHGKQSAQFLVHLGMTGRLLVSTPDTPIPLHTHAILTLSSGKELRFVDARRFGRLSVVASATQEEKYIGPGAEPLTISLEDFVALFRNRKTPIKAALLNQSLLHGVGNIYADEALFHAGIRPTRHAGRLTRAELTRLRAALIKVLSEAIKLGGSSVSDYVDADGVAGFFQLHHHVYSRTGQPCRICGTPIKRIIVGGRSTHYCTACQK, from the coding sequence ATGCCCGAACTTCCCGAGGTCGAAACCGTAGCAAACGGCGTCCACGCCCGCATTCACGGCCAGACCATCCGCTCTGTCTGGACCAGCAACAAGCCCCAGACCTTCAAGTCCTCACCAGACGAGATCATCGAAGTCCTTACCAACAGCCGAATCGACCGCGTCCACCGCGTCGGCAAAACCATCGTCGTCGACCTGACTCGCTCCAAAGATCACGGCAAACAGTCAGCCCAGTTCCTCGTCCACCTTGGCATGACCGGCCGCCTGCTCGTCTCAACGCCCGATACTCCAATCCCGCTCCATACCCACGCCATTCTGACTCTGAGCAGCGGAAAGGAGCTCCGCTTCGTCGACGCTCGACGCTTCGGCCGTCTCTCCGTCGTCGCGTCCGCCACGCAGGAAGAAAAATACATCGGTCCCGGCGCCGAGCCCCTCACCATCTCCCTCGAAGACTTCGTCGCTCTCTTCCGCAACCGCAAAACCCCGATCAAGGCCGCGCTGCTCAACCAGTCCCTGCTCCACGGCGTCGGCAACATCTACGCCGACGAGGCACTCTTCCACGCCGGCATCCGCCCCACCCGCCACGCCGGTCGTCTCACTCGCGCAGAACTCACCCGACTCCGCGCCGCTCTCATCAAAGTCTTATCGGAAGCAATTAAGTTAGGCGGCTCATCGGTCTCCGACTACGTAGACGCAGACGGCGTCGCAGGCTTCTTCCAGCTCCACCACCACGTCTACTCACGCACCGGCCAGCCCTGCCGCATCTGCGGCACACCGATCAAGCGCATCATAGTCGGCGGCCGCAGCACCCACTACTGCACCGCCTGTCAGAAATAA
- a CDS encoding ROK family protein, which produces MAKTIGVILSERISAGLVVDHKLVGPVRRFPEDHDDEDALVEQHTEALVETITNQVLLAADGAKDFTAVGVALPGLVKDGVVAEAPNLPQLKGAKIQELLVGQLRNHGLDVSVTAVNDADGMAAGLASLHGKLDSMIRVWTLGVGIGYGRYPFAPGVWEGGHSVVTLDEKERFCGCGGRGHMEGIMGHRAMRLRFLDMEPEEVFEAAKTGDQRCMEFKRLWHKALAAASATTIHMAGPGKIFISGFNTRFLDMSMLKDYLAQMVKMSPLLGYSLEIVEDTPEVRVIGAAVSAEQAATR; this is translated from the coding sequence ATGGCAAAGACAATTGGGGTCATTTTGTCGGAACGGATTTCTGCTGGGTTGGTGGTGGACCACAAGCTGGTAGGGCCGGTGCGGCGCTTTCCTGAAGATCACGACGACGAAGACGCTCTGGTGGAGCAGCATACCGAGGCGCTGGTGGAGACGATCACAAATCAGGTGCTGCTCGCAGCCGATGGTGCGAAGGATTTCACGGCGGTTGGCGTGGCTCTGCCGGGGCTAGTGAAGGATGGCGTGGTCGCAGAGGCGCCGAACCTGCCGCAGTTAAAGGGTGCGAAGATCCAGGAGCTGCTGGTCGGGCAGTTGCGCAATCACGGGCTCGACGTGAGCGTTACGGCGGTGAACGACGCGGACGGCATGGCGGCGGGCCTGGCTTCGCTGCATGGCAAGCTGGACAGCATGATTCGTGTGTGGACGCTGGGCGTGGGAATCGGCTATGGTCGGTATCCGTTTGCTCCGGGCGTGTGGGAGGGCGGCCACTCGGTTGTGACGCTCGACGAGAAGGAGCGCTTTTGCGGCTGCGGCGGGCGTGGGCACATGGAAGGGATCATGGGGCATCGCGCGATGCGGCTGCGGTTTCTGGATATGGAGCCGGAAGAGGTGTTTGAGGCCGCAAAGACAGGCGACCAACGGTGCATGGAGTTCAAACGGCTCTGGCACAAGGCGCTGGCTGCAGCTTCGGCGACGACGATTCACATGGCAGGGCCGGGGAAGATCTTCATCTCCGGATTCAACACGCGGTTTCTTGATATGTCGATGCTGAAGGACTACCTGGCGCAGATGGTGAAGATGAGCCCGTTGCTGGGCTACTCGTTGGAGATCGTCGAAGATACCCCCGAGGTGCGGGTGATTGGGGCTGCGGTGTCGGCGGAGCAGGCTGCCACTCGGTAA
- a CDS encoding YVTN family beta-propeller repeat protein has protein sequence MKNVLFLRSLLMCGVVGVATGFASAQSKSVQPMLLVVNQGDRNLSLVDPAAGKEIATVPVDGVTGHEVAASPDGKTAYVPIYGDAGVGKPGTDGSKISIIDLASRKIVHTVDFGHGVRPHCAIYDRNSGMLYVTTELDKSVSIIDPKSLKIVGSVPTGQEQSHMLVLSRDGSRGYTANVGPGTVSVLDMKGRKTLAIIPISTDTQRISISRDDSMVFTADQTKPQLAVIDTATNKLKMWVPLPAVAYGTAATLDGRWLLVTLRTGKQVVVVDLKTMKVAQTIDVADGPTEILVSPDGRSAFVSCTRSKQVAQIDLEQWKMTRLIDAGDAADGLAWAK, from the coding sequence ATGAAGAATGTTCTTTTTCTGCGTTCTCTGCTGATGTGTGGAGTTGTGGGTGTTGCTACGGGTTTTGCGAGTGCTCAAAGCAAAAGCGTGCAGCCGATGTTGTTAGTGGTCAACCAGGGAGATCGTAATCTGAGCCTCGTCGACCCTGCTGCGGGCAAGGAGATTGCGACCGTGCCGGTGGACGGTGTGACTGGTCACGAAGTAGCGGCGTCTCCGGATGGGAAGACGGCGTATGTGCCGATTTATGGCGATGCGGGTGTGGGGAAGCCGGGGACGGACGGCAGCAAGATCTCAATCATCGATCTGGCGAGCAGAAAGATCGTGCACACCGTTGATTTCGGCCATGGAGTGCGACCGCACTGTGCGATCTACGACCGAAACAGCGGCATGTTGTATGTGACGACGGAGCTGGACAAGTCGGTGAGCATTATCGATCCGAAGTCGCTGAAGATTGTGGGCAGTGTGCCGACGGGGCAGGAGCAGTCGCACATGTTGGTGCTGTCGCGGGACGGGTCGCGAGGGTATACGGCGAATGTGGGCCCGGGAACGGTGTCTGTACTGGATATGAAGGGCCGGAAGACGCTGGCGATCATTCCTATCTCAACCGATACGCAACGCATCTCTATCTCGCGGGATGACAGCATGGTTTTTACGGCTGACCAGACGAAGCCGCAGCTCGCGGTGATCGATACCGCGACGAACAAGTTGAAGATGTGGGTGCCGTTGCCTGCGGTTGCGTATGGGACGGCGGCGACGCTGGATGGGCGATGGTTGTTAGTGACGCTGCGGACGGGGAAACAGGTGGTTGTGGTTGATCTTAAGACGATGAAGGTTGCGCAGACGATCGACGTCGCGGATGGCCCGACCGAGATTCTGGTGAGCCCGGATGGGCGATCGGCGTTTGTCTCCTGTACCAGAAGCAAGCAGGTGGCGCAGATCGATCTGGAGCAATGGAAGATGACGCGCCTGATCGATGCCGGGGACGCGGCGGACGGTTTGGCGTGGGCGAAGTAA
- a CDS encoding VWA domain-containing protein translates to MRAILSLLLLSSAVTTLAQEPPATGDQSYTLKTQSNVVLIPTTVQTKHGEMIYELKPEQFVVEDNGVPQTVHLDEDTDALGLSLVVVVQCSRAAGFEYTKLAGLGTMVDAVAGDAPREVAIVTYGSAPLLLGKFSNNVDAMSAALAQLEPCDDPDASTLDAVAYATKLLEARQNHYRHAILLISETRDHGSKAKPAEVVAALGRTNTVVDSVAFGPGKTEVMNDLKYGGGSGPIGLLVMAVNALKKNAAHELAALSGGEYINFTTQKGFDEGLHQLSNHVHNYYLLSFQPHAEANGQPASGMHRIRVKIPDYPDARIRFRESYFSGELDAAAADTN, encoded by the coding sequence ATGCGGGCCATCCTCTCCCTTCTCCTGCTCTCAAGCGCCGTAACCACTCTGGCGCAGGAGCCTCCCGCCACCGGCGACCAAAGCTACACGCTCAAAACCCAGTCCAACGTGGTTCTGATCCCCACAACCGTGCAAACCAAGCACGGCGAGATGATCTACGAGCTCAAACCCGAGCAGTTTGTCGTTGAAGACAATGGAGTTCCCCAAACCGTCCACCTCGACGAAGACACCGACGCCCTCGGCCTCTCCCTCGTCGTCGTCGTCCAATGCAGCCGCGCCGCTGGCTTCGAATACACCAAACTCGCCGGCCTCGGCACCATGGTCGACGCCGTCGCCGGCGACGCTCCACGCGAGGTCGCCATCGTCACCTACGGCTCCGCACCGCTCCTCCTCGGCAAGTTCTCCAACAACGTCGACGCCATGAGCGCGGCCCTCGCCCAGCTCGAGCCCTGCGACGATCCCGACGCCTCAACGCTCGACGCCGTCGCCTACGCAACAAAACTGCTGGAAGCCCGCCAAAATCACTACCGCCACGCCATCCTGCTCATCAGCGAAACCCGTGACCACGGCAGCAAAGCCAAGCCCGCCGAGGTGGTCGCCGCGCTCGGCCGCACCAACACCGTCGTCGATTCAGTAGCATTTGGCCCCGGAAAAACCGAGGTCATGAACGATCTAAAATACGGCGGTGGCAGCGGACCAATCGGCCTCCTCGTCATGGCAGTCAACGCTCTAAAGAAGAACGCAGCACACGAGCTGGCCGCGCTCTCAGGTGGCGAGTACATCAACTTCACCACGCAAAAGGGCTTCGACGAAGGCCTTCATCAGCTCTCAAACCACGTCCACAACTACTACTTGCTGAGCTTTCAGCCCCACGCTGAAGCAAATGGCCAGCCCGCGTCAGGAATGCATCGCATCCGCGTTAAGATACCGGACTACCCCGATGCACGAATACGATTCCGCGAAAGTTACTTCTCGGGCGAACTGGACGCAGCGGCTGCCGATACAAACTAG
- a CDS encoding bifunctional diguanylate cyclase/phosphodiesterase codes for MALIGLALACLGAAALLLNMHSWNEGGVTIMWPSNGLLIGVLLCVPRRQWPAYIAVGFAVDLGINIALSFAFWVSAYLACCNMVEVGIAAVLMYRTVSPKPDLTQRKQLISLLLYGVVVAPAIASLLAQLNTSGAHSLPLFTSFKRWFTADALGVAVMTPLYLSFVERERFAGRSRLEVVGLLTIVSAATVGVFWQTQLPLLFLLLPLLLIAGVRLRLAGSASGLLIVSIVGGFLTIQGRGPVALMRFGTPTTHDLLLQFFVAISMLMLYIVEVVIAERERLQTDLTASETLFRLLAEASNDVIVLTNLSGKRRYISPAVITVLGWHPDELTGNTYHQIVHPEDVTALEAMMESCREGIPAEPLIYRCRKKDGSYAWMEASMRLYHDDTTNEPIGFVNVVRDVSNRKAAEDELTHAFRLVENLAMVDGLTGIANRRRFDETMDREWRRAMRDGSLLSLLIIDVDHFKPYNDIYGHVLGDACLRRIAEAAQEVIHRSSDLFARYGGEEFVVVLPNTDRNGAQLVAEQIRRAVEMCGLPHSGNPHGVVTVSIGSATLALGHDSAATALVEAADQAMYLAKSAGRNRVEVSASSAVADDLPAKS; via the coding sequence ATGGCACTCATTGGACTTGCTCTCGCATGTCTGGGCGCCGCTGCGCTACTGCTCAACATGCACAGCTGGAACGAGGGCGGCGTTACGATTATGTGGCCCTCAAACGGTCTTCTTATCGGGGTCTTGTTGTGTGTTCCCCGGCGTCAGTGGCCCGCCTACATAGCCGTCGGCTTCGCTGTCGATCTTGGGATCAATATTGCCTTGTCGTTTGCATTCTGGGTCTCCGCATATCTTGCGTGCTGCAATATGGTGGAGGTCGGCATTGCGGCTGTCTTAATGTATCGAACCGTCTCGCCCAAACCAGACCTTACCCAACGCAAGCAATTGATCAGTCTGCTCCTGTACGGCGTTGTCGTAGCTCCTGCAATCGCCTCGCTGCTCGCACAGTTAAACACCTCCGGCGCGCATTCCCTTCCTCTATTCACCTCCTTCAAACGCTGGTTCACTGCCGATGCTCTAGGCGTCGCCGTCATGACACCGCTGTACCTCTCATTCGTGGAACGCGAGCGGTTTGCCGGGCGGTCGCGACTCGAGGTCGTAGGTCTGTTGACAATAGTGAGTGCCGCCACAGTTGGTGTCTTCTGGCAAACGCAGCTACCCCTTCTATTCCTTTTGTTACCCTTGCTGCTCATAGCAGGCGTTCGCTTGCGCCTGGCAGGCTCCGCATCGGGCCTGCTGATCGTTTCAATTGTTGGAGGATTTCTTACCATTCAAGGCCGCGGGCCAGTGGCGCTGATGCGCTTTGGCACGCCGACGACGCATGATCTGCTTCTGCAGTTCTTTGTTGCAATCTCAATGTTGATGCTCTACATCGTAGAGGTCGTTATCGCCGAGCGCGAGCGGTTGCAGACTGACCTTACCGCCAGCGAGACGCTCTTCCGCCTGCTGGCCGAAGCCTCGAACGACGTAATCGTGCTCACCAATCTCTCTGGCAAGAGACGATATATCTCACCCGCGGTAATCACTGTTCTGGGGTGGCATCCAGATGAGCTCACGGGGAACACCTATCATCAGATCGTTCATCCGGAGGACGTCACCGCATTGGAAGCGATGATGGAGAGTTGTCGCGAGGGCATCCCGGCGGAACCTCTGATCTACCGATGCCGCAAAAAGGATGGTAGCTACGCGTGGATGGAGGCCAGCATGAGGCTCTACCACGACGACACGACCAACGAGCCCATCGGGTTCGTCAATGTAGTCCGTGACGTCTCAAACCGCAAAGCTGCAGAAGACGAGTTGACCCATGCGTTCCGTCTAGTGGAGAACCTCGCCATGGTAGATGGCCTGACAGGCATCGCCAACCGACGGCGGTTTGACGAAACCATGGACCGGGAGTGGCGACGCGCCATGCGGGACGGAAGCCTGCTCTCCTTGTTGATAATCGATGTCGATCACTTCAAACCGTATAACGACATCTACGGCCACGTATTGGGCGATGCGTGCCTGCGCCGGATCGCCGAAGCAGCACAGGAGGTGATTCACCGCTCCTCAGACCTGTTTGCGCGCTATGGAGGCGAGGAGTTCGTAGTAGTGCTCCCGAACACGGATCGAAACGGAGCACAGCTGGTGGCGGAGCAGATTCGCCGAGCAGTCGAAATGTGCGGCTTGCCCCACTCCGGCAATCCGCACGGAGTGGTCACGGTAAGTATCGGCAGTGCAACTCTGGCGCTCGGTCACGACTCTGCCGCAACCGCACTCGTCGAGGCTGCAGACCAGGCCATGTATCTGGCCAAGTCTGCCGGACGAAATCGTGTCGAAGTGTCTGCCTCATCTGCGGTTGCAGACGATCTGCCAGCAAAGAGCTAG
- the sthA gene encoding Si-specific NAD(P)(+) transhydrogenase — protein sequence MSSVYDLIVIGSGPAGQRAAIYASKLGKKVALVEMREVVGGACISTGTIPSKTMREAVLHLSGYNYKSIYGMNYRVKERITMADLAFRVQHVIKTEIDVTEAQLSRNNIEMLVGVASFEDETHVKVTNSRGSTVYEAKNILIGTGTKPASSPKVPINGRSIINSDLVLELVNLPKTMIIVGGGVIGVEYTCMFAALGVRVTLIERRPRLLEFADQEIIEALSYHLRDTRVTMRLNEEVESVEEMPDGTVVANLESKKKVQGDALLYAVGRQGNVDELNLAAVGIESDSRGRIPVDKDFRTKVPHIFAVGDVIGFPSLASVSMEQGRVASARAFGDENVLSNPGLYPYGIYTIPEISFIGKTEEQLTEEDVPYEVGVAYYREIARGQIRGDTTGRLKLIFHRTTHAILGVHIIGEGASELLHIGQAVMALGGKLDYFVDTVFNYPTLAECYKVAAFNGLNRVSKFE from the coding sequence ATGAGTAGTGTTTATGATTTGATTGTCATCGGGTCCGGCCCTGCTGGGCAACGAGCAGCAATATATGCGTCCAAGCTAGGCAAAAAAGTCGCGCTGGTGGAGATGCGCGAGGTAGTTGGGGGCGCCTGCATCAGCACCGGGACCATCCCTTCGAAGACGATGCGCGAGGCAGTGTTGCACCTCTCGGGATACAACTACAAGTCCATCTATGGGATGAACTACCGGGTGAAGGAACGGATCACGATGGCTGATCTGGCGTTCCGGGTTCAGCACGTGATCAAGACCGAGATCGATGTGACCGAGGCGCAGCTTTCGCGAAACAACATCGAGATGCTGGTGGGTGTTGCGAGCTTTGAAGACGAGACGCATGTGAAGGTGACCAACTCTCGCGGGTCGACCGTGTATGAGGCGAAGAACATCCTGATCGGGACGGGGACCAAGCCGGCGTCGTCGCCGAAGGTGCCGATTAATGGCCGAAGCATCATCAACAGCGATCTGGTGCTGGAGCTGGTAAACCTGCCGAAGACGATGATTATTGTGGGCGGCGGCGTAATCGGTGTGGAGTACACCTGTATGTTCGCGGCTCTGGGAGTGCGGGTGACGCTGATTGAGCGCAGGCCGCGGCTGCTGGAGTTCGCGGATCAGGAGATTATTGAGGCTCTGAGCTACCATCTGCGAGACACGCGGGTGACGATGCGGCTGAATGAAGAGGTTGAGTCGGTCGAAGAGATGCCGGACGGCACGGTTGTGGCGAACCTGGAGAGCAAGAAAAAAGTTCAGGGCGATGCGTTACTGTATGCGGTTGGGCGGCAGGGCAATGTGGACGAGCTGAACCTGGCGGCTGTGGGGATCGAGTCGGACTCGCGTGGGCGTATTCCGGTGGATAAGGATTTCAGGACGAAGGTGCCGCATATCTTTGCGGTGGGCGATGTGATCGGGTTTCCATCGCTGGCTTCGGTGTCGATGGAGCAGGGGCGGGTGGCTTCAGCGAGGGCGTTTGGCGATGAGAATGTGCTGTCGAACCCGGGACTGTATCCGTATGGGATTTATACGATTCCGGAGATCAGCTTTATTGGGAAGACGGAGGAGCAGTTGACCGAGGAGGACGTGCCGTATGAGGTTGGCGTGGCCTATTATCGCGAGATTGCAAGGGGACAGATTCGCGGCGATACGACGGGACGGCTGAAGCTGATCTTCCACCGGACCACACATGCGATTCTTGGGGTGCACATTATCGGCGAGGGTGCGAGTGAGCTGTTGCACATCGGGCAGGCAGTGATGGCACTGGGCGGAAAGCTGGATTATTTCGTCGATACGGTATTCAACTACCCAACTCTCGCGGAATGTTATAAAGTTGCGGCTTTCAACGGGTTGAACCGCGTAAGCAAGTTTGAATAA